From Klebsiella electrica, the proteins below share one genomic window:
- the apbE gene encoding FAD:protein FMN transferase ApbE, whose protein sequence is MDITFFRSALFSVCVLLSGCDSATTPTTPKSAATVLDGKTMGTFWRVSVIGMDEGKAEALRRKVQAQLDADDRLLSTWKNDSALMRFNHAATTEPWPVSEAMADIVTLSLRIGAKTAGAMDITVGPLVNLWGFGPARQPVKTPDPQQIAAAKARTGLQHLTVINHADRQYLQKDIPDLFVDLSTVGEGYAADHLARLMEQEGISRYLVSVGGALVSRGMNADGQPWRVAIQKPTDRENAVQAIVDINGHGISTSGSYRNYYELDGKRISHVIDPQTGRPIDHKLVSVTVIAPTALEADGWDTGLMVLGPERAQEVVRKQGLAVYMIVKEGDGFKTWMSPQFRTFLVGEKN, encoded by the coding sequence ATGGATATCACTTTTTTCCGCAGCGCGCTGTTCAGCGTCTGCGTACTGCTTTCCGGCTGCGATTCAGCCACGACCCCCACTACGCCAAAGAGCGCCGCGACGGTACTCGATGGTAAGACGATGGGCACATTCTGGCGGGTCAGCGTCATTGGCATGGATGAAGGCAAAGCCGAGGCGCTGCGACGGAAGGTGCAGGCGCAGCTTGATGCCGACGATCGCCTGCTCTCCACCTGGAAAAACGATTCTGCGCTGATGCGCTTTAACCATGCCGCCACGACCGAGCCGTGGCCGGTCAGCGAGGCGATGGCCGATATTGTCACCCTGTCGCTGCGTATCGGCGCAAAAACCGCGGGCGCCATGGATATTACGGTGGGGCCGCTGGTGAATCTCTGGGGATTTGGCCCCGCCAGGCAACCGGTTAAAACGCCGGATCCTCAGCAGATTGCCGCCGCGAAAGCGCGCACCGGGCTCCAGCATCTGACGGTCATTAACCATGCGGATCGGCAATATCTGCAAAAAGACATCCCGGATCTGTTTGTCGATCTCTCTACCGTTGGCGAAGGCTATGCCGCCGATCATCTGGCTCGTCTGATGGAGCAGGAGGGGATTTCCCGTTACCTGGTTTCGGTCGGCGGAGCGTTGGTCAGCCGGGGGATGAATGCCGACGGGCAGCCGTGGCGAGTGGCCATCCAGAAACCAACCGATCGCGAAAATGCCGTACAGGCGATTGTGGATATCAACGGGCATGGAATCAGCACCTCCGGCAGCTACCGCAACTATTATGAGCTGGACGGCAAACGTATTTCCCACGTTATCGATCCGCAAACCGGCCGGCCTATCGATCATAAACTGGTCTCGGTCACGGTCATCGCCCCGACGGCGCTGGAAGCCGATGGCTGGGATACCGGCCTGATGGTGCTGGGGCCGGAAAGAGCGCAGGAAGTGGTGCGCAAACAGGGGCTGGCGGTCTACATGATCGTTAAAGAGGGCGACGGGTTTAAAACCTGGATGTCGCCGCAGTTCCGCACTTTCCTCGTCGGCGAAAAGAATTAA
- the ada gene encoding bifunctional DNA-binding transcriptional regulator/O6-methylguanine-DNA methyltransferase Ada, giving the protein MKPIIADTDDRRWQAVCDRDARADGQFVFAVLTTGICCRPSCRSRRALRENVRFYPGVEAAIADGFRPCKRCQPDKSDPQQQKVDKVTRACRLLEQESPVTLETLAQELAVSPFHFHRLFKSVTGMTPKAWQQAWRARRLREALGQGEKVTPAVLAAGFPGGSSYYRQADAALGMTARQFRRGGEDTDIIYTVGDCAVGRCLVAESERGVCAVLPGEEDAALLDALSRLFPHARLLSGDAHFCLRVSQVFAHLDDPRQAINLPLDLRGTAFQLRVWQALRQIPAGETRSYRQVAQSIGQPRAVRAVAGACAANKLAMVIPCHRVVREGGALSGYRWGTARKAQLLAREAQTEEK; this is encoded by the coding sequence ATGAAACCGATAATTGCTGATACCGACGATCGCCGCTGGCAGGCGGTATGCGATCGTGATGCGCGAGCCGATGGTCAGTTTGTCTTTGCCGTCCTGACCACCGGCATCTGCTGCCGCCCGTCCTGCCGTTCGCGGCGAGCGCTGCGGGAGAATGTTCGCTTTTACCCCGGCGTTGAGGCAGCTATCGCCGATGGCTTTCGTCCCTGTAAGCGCTGCCAGCCGGATAAAAGCGATCCGCAGCAGCAGAAGGTGGACAAAGTCACTCGAGCCTGTCGCCTGCTGGAACAGGAATCGCCGGTGACCCTTGAGACGCTGGCGCAGGAGCTGGCGGTCAGCCCCTTTCATTTTCACCGTTTGTTCAAATCCGTCACCGGCATGACACCGAAAGCCTGGCAACAGGCCTGGCGCGCGCGACGTTTGCGCGAAGCGCTGGGGCAGGGTGAAAAAGTGACGCCCGCCGTGTTGGCCGCAGGCTTCCCCGGAGGCAGCAGCTATTATCGCCAGGCGGATGCCGCGCTTGGGATGACCGCCCGCCAGTTTCGCCGCGGCGGTGAGGATACCGACATTATCTATACCGTCGGCGACTGCGCGGTCGGCCGCTGTCTGGTCGCGGAAAGTGAACGGGGGGTCTGCGCCGTTTTACCGGGGGAAGAGGATGCGGCGTTGCTTGATGCGTTATCCCGTCTCTTCCCTCACGCCCGGCTTCTGTCGGGGGATGCGCATTTTTGCCTGCGGGTCTCCCAGGTTTTCGCCCATCTGGACGATCCTCGCCAGGCCATTAATCTGCCGCTGGATCTGCGCGGCACCGCGTTTCAGCTGCGAGTCTGGCAGGCGTTGCGCCAGATCCCGGCAGGAGAAACCCGCAGCTATCGTCAGGTCGCGCAGAGCATTGGTCAACCCCGTGCGGTCAGAGCCGTGGCAGGCGCCTGCGCGGCCAATAAACTGGCAATGGTTATCCCGTGTCATCGGGTCGTCCGCGAGGGCGGGGCGCTCTCAGGCTACCGCTGGGGAACGGCCCGCAAAGCGCAATTGTTGGCCCGGGAAGCGCAAACCGAGGAGAAGTGA
- the alkB gene encoding DNA oxidative demethylase AlkB, whose protein sequence is MLDLFADMPPWQEPLAPGATILRRFAHPRAAALLQAIKQVASRSPFRQMVTPGGYTMSVAMTNCGRLGWTTDMHGYLYAPDDPLTSEAWPPMPAIFRELAAEAASAGGYPHFAPDACLINRYLPGAKLSLHQDKDERDLRAPIVSVSLGLPAVFQFGGLRRNDPLQRVLLEHGDVVVWGGESRLFYHGIQPLKEGDHPQTGACRYNLTFRLAGGRE, encoded by the coding sequence ATGCTCGATTTATTTGCCGATATGCCCCCCTGGCAGGAGCCGCTGGCGCCGGGGGCCACCATTCTGCGGCGTTTCGCCCACCCGCGCGCGGCGGCGTTGCTGCAGGCGATAAAGCAGGTCGCCAGCCGTTCGCCGTTTCGGCAAATGGTGACGCCGGGAGGTTATACCATGTCGGTGGCGATGACCAACTGCGGCAGACTTGGCTGGACCACCGATATGCACGGCTACCTCTATGCCCCTGACGATCCGCTAACCAGCGAGGCCTGGCCGCCGATGCCGGCGATCTTTCGCGAACTGGCGGCGGAAGCGGCGTCTGCCGGCGGCTATCCTCATTTTGCCCCCGACGCCTGTCTGATCAACCGCTACCTGCCGGGGGCCAAGCTATCGCTACATCAGGATAAAGATGAACGCGATCTGCGGGCGCCTATCGTTTCAGTGTCGCTGGGGCTGCCCGCCGTGTTCCAGTTTGGCGGTCTGCGGCGCAACGATCCGCTGCAGCGCGTGCTGCTGGAGCATGGCGATGTGGTGGTCTGGGGCGGGGAATCACGCCTGTTTTACCACGGTATCCAACCGCTGAAAGAGGGCGACCATCCGCAAACCGGCGCCTGTCGTTACAATCTCACCTTCCGTCTGGCTGGCGGCAGAGAATAA